Proteins encoded together in one Candidatus Rokuibacteriota bacterium window:
- a CDS encoding helix-turn-helix domain-containing protein: MVTRCEVKPPELRRIRAEMGLTQTELAEALGVHRVTVARWETGERGIPEPVARLLQRIRSEKKRKT, encoded by the coding sequence ATGGTTACACGGTGCGAGGTGAAGCCGCCCGAGCTACGGCGCATCCGTGCGGAGATGGGACTGACCCAGACGGAGCTCGCCGAAGCGCTGGGCGTGCATCGCGTCACGGTTGCGCGCTGGGAGACTGGCGAGCGCGGCATCCCGGAGCCGGTGGCCCGGCTGCTCCAGCGGATTCGGAGCGAGAAGAAGCGGAAGACGTAG